In Lactuca sativa cultivar Salinas chromosome 5, Lsat_Salinas_v11, whole genome shotgun sequence, the DNA window ACTGTTATCATACCAGGACTGTTGAGAACAATGAATAGGTATGAGGTTGAAGTGGGCCAGCTGAAGATGTGTTTGCTTGTCTCGTGGGTTTTGTTTCTGTTGTTTGTGCTGTTTTGGAAATAGGAATTAGAGGTTAGGACTTTTTTGTTGGTAGTAACCACTTAAAAATGTGGTCTTTTGGTGCTAGAAGGTTTAATTGTGGTTTATATATGTTTTTGTTGGTAGTAACCACTTAAAAGTGTTATCTTTTGGATCATTGTATATGTAATGCTTTTATGACAATGGGAAGTGTAATGGTTTTATCCTTTTATGAATATGAAATTATAAAGGTTTGATCTTGACATGATATGCAAGTGTAATGGTTTTTCTGTACGTTTGAATATGCAATTGTAATTGTTTTATATGCATACATTAAGTACATTGCCATAACATCTTCATGCTTTGACAGTacaacataaacaaataacaaacaacattACCAAAAGGGGACCATAACAGATAAATGCCAAAACACAATCATTACCAACAAAGGGCATTAAAGTACATTATCATAAGGGCATCAAAGTACATTATCAAAATGGATCAAAAAAAGGCAACAAAGTAGCAACTAAAGTGCATTAACAAGTCTTCACAAACATAAAAAGTACTTAAACATCAATTCCCATCTTTGGCCTTGCAGGTCCTGGCATTGTGACCTTTTTGCTTACACTTACTACATGTCACAGTCAAAAACTTCCTGCTCAGTGATTGAGTTTCATTATCATTTTGACTTTGACTGTTTGCTTGCCTCTTACGTTGCTGGATTTCAATCCTTTCCTCTGCTGTAATCCTTCTTTTCTTTTTTGGCCTGCCTATAGCTTTGTTGTGTGGTGGAGGCACAAGAGTTGTTGGGCAGTCACTCTTAGGCCACATGGCTCTACCTTTGATAGGCTCCACCTTGAAGGAGTACATCTCTTTCCATGTATCAAGCCAATACACCTTATGCACATAGGTGTATAGTTCTCCCACCTTTTCATTATTGTCTGCCATTTCATTTAGGCTTGCAATTGCATGTTTGCAAGGAATTCCAGTAAGCTCCCACTTTCTACAACTACACTCCCTTTTCTCCATGTCCACCACATGTTGATCATTCCATGGACCTTTAACCTGATACTTTTGTCCCCCATTCCATCGTGCATGATACTTACTAGCTAGTGTTGTGTTTGATTCCAAAATCCTAGTACCAGTTGGAGTTAATGGACCTTGACACTTGTTTAACACCTTCATCACATTGCATACTCTCTTCATAAGGTACTCTCTGATGAACTCCAAACAACTGATAATGGGTTTGTCTCTCCCTTTAACAAGTTTGCTATTGAACACTTCACAAAGGTTATTCAATAACATGTCTGAAATTGCCCTTCCTAATAGTTCATTAACAAAACAACAGTTAGTGTATATCTATACTACAGTAAAAAATAAGACAACAAATTGAGAAAATACCTGAAAAATGACTTCTAGCCCAATGATGTGGAGGGATTTTCAAGAGCCACTGATATGCTTCTATGTCATAATTCCTTAGCTCTACCATTACAGCTTCAAACTCTGGTATGGTGGTGGCTGTAGCACACCTCCAAAAATACTCCTTGTATTCTGTAGTCTTAAATCTGATCCTCATGTTCTGGTATATGTGTCTAATACAGAACCTGTGTTCTGCATTAGGGAACAATTGTTCTATGGCTGGTAGAAGACCCTGTTGTCACCAAAACAAAATAAGAAATTAGTCTGTAATGCAACTAGTATGCAATATTAAATGTAACTATAGTACCTTCTGTCTATCACTGATAAAGGTGAAGTTGGAATTTGAAGACAAGTCAAGATCTTCTGCAAGACACTGAAGAAACCATTTCCAACTTGAAGTGTTTTCACTTTCAACAACAGCATATGCCAATGGGTAGGTTCCATTGTTGGAATCAACACCAACTGCACTTAGTATTTGACCTGGGAAAGGTCCCTTCATGAAGGCTCCATCTAAGCCTAAAAATTCTCTCAAACCTGCCTTAAAACCTTTCTTCAAAGGACCTAAACACACGTATATCCTTCTGAATTGCCTGGTTGGGGATGAAACCACAGGTTCTGAAACCACATCAATCTTTACAGTTGTACCTTCATTTGTCTTTTGTAGCTCTAGTACATAGTCTCTCAAAGCTGCATATTGCTTTACGTAATCCCCTGCAACATTTTTGGTGGCTAATGCTTTTGCCCTAAATGCTTTCTCTTCTGATATGCTAACTCCATAAGTTGATTGGAGTTGCTCTTGTAGGGCACGAACAGGCAGTCCAGGATTAGCTTCAATCTGATCCATAATACGTTTGGAAAGAAATGTTGCTGTGCAAGATCTGATTTTTCGTGTTTGGAGGCAGATGTGTTTCTGATTATAGGTCTTAACAAACCAATAGTCCTGTTCACTTGACCTAGATGCATGAAGTTTCCATGTGCATTTAACTTTATTTGAGTTTACATCTTTACCCTTTACCTTTTTCCCAGAGGTAGGTCAACCTACCCCACTTGCATTTAAAACTACAGTTCCATCACAAACAGCTGTCAATCTACTCTTGTCGTTTTTTGTGAATGAGATATTCCTCCTTGTCTCTAAAGCATGCAGGTCAATTTTGTCTTTCAATTCTTTCTTGGCTTTATATTTCTGCCCAATATGAAAAGCTACCTTGTGCACCTCACCAGCAGAACATAAGGTTTGTTTCCCCAGCTCTTTGATCATTTCTCTTCTTTTCCTGTTGTCCCCTGAGTCCTCACTTAATGAATCCCACTCGTCATTGTCAATTACCTCcaaatcatcttcttcatcactatcttcatttctttgaccaCCCATTCTTTGACATCCATTGAACTCTGCTTCTGTATCAATATTTAGATTGAAATCCTCCATGTCAACGTCAACATCTTCAATTATGTTGTCCTCATCAATCATAAAGTCACTATCTTCATCTTCACTGTTTTGATTCTCAAAATCAATGTCATCAGGCTCCTCTTGTCTCCACTCATCATTGAAAGGAATGTTATCTTGGCCTTCAAACCCATTAAATGGGATGCTATCTTGGTCTTCAAAAGGTTGAAAGTTTGTCATTAACTCATCATCTATGTTGATGTTAGTTGAAAATTCATTGACTCCTTGAGGATCATTATCCATGACAACTCTATACCCCTCATCTGCAAATCCTTCTACACCCTCACCATTGGATTTGTTCACATCAAGTTCTTCATTCACATCAATCTCTTTGTTTAACTCTTTTTCTGCATCGACTACAACAAATTCATCTACAAATCCTTCTACACCCTTACACTTATCAACTTCACCACTTGCCATTGTTTTTTCAGCACCTTCCCAATCCAAGTTAAGCTTTGTACTACAAGACGATGCCCCTTTACTATTTTTCCAACCTTTAGACCTACTAAATTCAGGTGTTGCTGATTTGTATAAGGTTAATGCTAACCCTAAATCACCCTCACCAACATCAATTTGGATTGGAGTTACCACTTCATGAGCAACTACAGGTGATGAGGGTCTAATGGAATCCTGCTTCTCCATGTCTTCTATTATAACCCTTCTTGGACCAGTTGGGGACATAAAATATGTAAGCAAGTTCGTTTGACCATGCTCTGTGTACACTTTAATCATTTTGTTATTATGGGTAACATACCGTGAGAGATTACGCACATCATCATCGTTACCTAATGCTCGGAGTCCAAAGTCAAATCCTTCATTAGGCAAACGGAAATGGTAATACATGATTTCAGTACCATCATACCCTAATTCTCTCATCATCAAGTCTAGTTCATGAACAGAAAATTCATCAATGTCGACAACATCAAAGTACCTTACTTGGCCATTAA includes these proteins:
- the LOC128125866 gene encoding uncharacterized protein LOC128125866, with translation MDQIEANPGLPVRALQEQLQSTYGVSISEEKAFRAKALATKNVAGDYVKQYAALRDYVLELQKTNEGTTVKIDVVSEPVVSSPTRQFRRIYVCLGPLKKGFKAGLREFLGLDGAFMKGPFPGQILSAVGVDSNNGTYPLAYAVVESENTSSWKWFLQCLAEDLDLSSNSNFTFISDRQKGLLPAIEQLFPNAEHRFCIRHIYQNMRIRFKTTEYKEYFWRCATATTIPEFEAVMVELRNYDIEAYQWLLKIPPHHWARSHFSGRAISDMLLNNLCEVFNSKLVKGRDKPIISCLEFIREYLMKRVCNVMKVLNKCQGPLTPTGTRILESNTTLASKYHARWNGGQKYQVKGPWNDQHVVDMEKRECSCRKWELTGIPCKHAIASLNEMADNNEKVGELYTYVHKVYWLDTWKEMYSFKVEPIKGRAMWPKSDCPTTLVPPPHNKAIGRPKKKRRITAEERIEIQQRKRQANSQSQNDNETQSLSRKFLTVTCSKCKQKGHNARTCKAKDGN
- the LOC111910350 gene encoding uncharacterized protein LOC111910350 isoform X1 translates to MWGLRNVGEIVNVQEVYAGYPNIFSIELHHGGSFTKFPNIRYINGQVRYFDVVDIDEFSVHELDLMMRELGYDGTEIMYYHFRLPNEGFDFGLRALGNDDDVRNLSRYVTHNNKMIKVYTEHGQTNLLTYFMSPTGPRRVIIEDMEKQDSIRPSSPVVAHEVVTPIQIDVGEGDLGLALTLYKSATPEFSRSKGWKNSKGASSCSTKLNLDWEGAEKTMASGEVDKCKGVEGFVDEFVVVDAEKELNKEIDVNEELDVNKSNGEGVEGFADEGYRVVMDNDPQGVNEFSTNINIDDELMTNFQPFEDQDSIPFNGFEGQDNIPFNDEWRQEEPDDIDFENQNSEDEDSDFMIDEDNIIEDVDVDMEDFNLNIDTEAEFNGCQRMGGQRNEDSDEEDDLEVIDNDEWDSLSEDSGDNRKRREMIKELGKQTLCSAGEVHKVAFHIGQKYKAKKELKDKIDLHALETRRNISFTKNDKSRLTAVCDGTVVLNASGVG
- the LOC111910350 gene encoding uncharacterized protein LOC111910350 isoform X5, with amino-acid sequence MLERLSTFKKFMLVTPTYSLLNFITEGVSQSFQISGFDFGLRALGNDDDVRNLSRVIIEDMEKQDSIRPSSPVVAHEVVTPIQIDVGEGDLGLALTLYKSATPEFSRSKGWKNSKGASSCSTKLNLDWEGAEKTMASGEVDKCKGVEGFVDEFVVVDAEKELNKEIDVNEELDVNKSNGEGVEGFADEGYRVVMDNDPQGVNEFSTNINIDDELMTNFQPFEDQDSIPFNGFEGQDNIPFNDEWRQEEPDDIDFENQNSEDEDSDFMIDEDNIIEDVDVDMEDFNLNIDTEAEFNGCQRMGGQRNEDSDEEDDLEVIDNDEWDSLSEDSGDNRKRREMIKELGKQTLCSAGEVHKVAFHIGQKYKAKKELKDKIDLHALETRRNISFTKNDKSRLTAVCDGTVVLNASGVG
- the LOC111910350 gene encoding uncharacterized protein LOC111910350 isoform X2, with the protein product MLERLSTFKKFMLVTPTYSLLNFITEGVSQSFQISDLMMRELGYDGTEIMYYHFRLPNEGFDFGLRALGNDDDVRNLSRYVTHNNKMIKVYTEHGQTNLLTYFMSPTGPRRVIIEDMEKQDSIRPSSPVVAHEVVTPIQIDVGEGDLGLALTLYKSATPEFSRSKGWKNSKGASSCSTKLNLDWEGAEKTMASGEVDKCKGVEGFVDEFVVVDAEKELNKEIDVNEELDVNKSNGEGVEGFADEGYRVVMDNDPQGVNEFSTNINIDDELMTNFQPFEDQDSIPFNGFEGQDNIPFNDEWRQEEPDDIDFENQNSEDEDSDFMIDEDNIIEDVDVDMEDFNLNIDTEAEFNGCQRMGGQRNEDSDEEDDLEVIDNDEWDSLSEDSGDNRKRREMIKELGKQTLCSAGEVHKVAFHIGQKYKAKKELKDKIDLHALETRRNISFTKNDKSRLTAVCDGTVVLNASGVG
- the LOC111910350 gene encoding uncharacterized protein LOC111910350 isoform X3 — translated: MWGLRNVGEIVNVQEVYAGYPNIFSIELHHGGSFTKFPNIRYINGQVRYFDVVDIDEFSVHELDLMMRELGYDGTEIMYYHFRLPNEGFDFGLRALGNDDDVRNLSRVIIEDMEKQDSIRPSSPVVAHEVVTPIQIDVGEGDLGLALTLYKSATPEFSRSKGWKNSKGASSCSTKLNLDWEGAEKTMASGEVDKCKGVEGFVDEFVVVDAEKELNKEIDVNEELDVNKSNGEGVEGFADEGYRVVMDNDPQGVNEFSTNINIDDELMTNFQPFEDQDSIPFNGFEGQDNIPFNDEWRQEEPDDIDFENQNSEDEDSDFMIDEDNIIEDVDVDMEDFNLNIDTEAEFNGCQRMGGQRNEDSDEEDDLEVIDNDEWDSLSEDSGDNRKRREMIKELGKQTLCSAGEVHKVAFHIGQKYKAKKELKDKIDLHALETRRNISFTKNDKSRLTAVCDGTVVLNASGVG
- the LOC111910350 gene encoding uncharacterized protein LOC111910350 isoform X4, giving the protein MLERLSTFKKFMLVTPTYSLLNFITEGVSQSFQISGFDFGLRALGNDDDVRNLSRYVTHNNKMIKVYTEHGQTNLLTYFMSPTGPRRVIIEDMEKQDSIRPSSPVVAHEVVTPIQIDVGEGDLGLALTLYKSATPEFSRSKGWKNSKGASSCSTKLNLDWEGAEKTMASGEVDKCKGVEGFVDEFVVVDAEKELNKEIDVNEELDVNKSNGEGVEGFADEGYRVVMDNDPQGVNEFSTNINIDDELMTNFQPFEDQDSIPFNGFEGQDNIPFNDEWRQEEPDDIDFENQNSEDEDSDFMIDEDNIIEDVDVDMEDFNLNIDTEAEFNGCQRMGGQRNEDSDEEDDLEVIDNDEWDSLSEDSGDNRKRREMIKELGKQTLCSAGEVHKVAFHIGQKYKAKKELKDKIDLHALETRRNISFTKNDKSRLTAVCDGTVVLNASGVG